One window of Enterobacter sp. RHBSTW-00175 genomic DNA carries:
- the fsa gene encoding fructose-6-phosphate aldolase: protein MELYLDTANVAEVERLARIFPIAGVTTNPSIVAASRESIWDVLPRLQKAIGPEGTLFAQTMSRDAEGMVAEAKRLSNAIPDIVVKIPVTAQGLIAIKALKKEGITTLGTAVYSAAQGLLAALAGAKYVAPYVNRVDAQGGDGIRMVQELQTLLELHAPESMVLAASFKTPRQALDCLLAGCEAITLPLDVAQQMLGTPAVESAIEKFEQDWKNAFGNLNL, encoded by the coding sequence ATGGAACTGTATCTGGATACCGCCAACGTGGCGGAAGTTGAACGCCTGGCGCGCATCTTCCCGATTGCGGGTGTTACCACCAACCCAAGTATTGTGGCTGCCAGCCGTGAATCTATCTGGGACGTGCTGCCACGTCTGCAAAAAGCTATCGGGCCGGAAGGCACGCTGTTCGCCCAGACCATGAGCCGTGATGCAGAGGGCATGGTGGCAGAGGCCAAACGCCTGAGTAACGCCATACCGGATATCGTAGTGAAAATCCCGGTGACCGCTCAGGGGCTTATCGCGATCAAAGCGTTGAAAAAAGAGGGGATTACCACGCTAGGCACCGCCGTTTACAGCGCCGCGCAGGGTTTACTGGCCGCACTCGCAGGGGCGAAATATGTCGCACCGTATGTCAACCGCGTTGATGCACAGGGCGGTGATGGCATTCGCATGGTTCAGGAGCTGCAGACTCTGCTGGAACTGCACGCGCCAGAAAGCATGGTGCTGGCCGCCAGTTTTAAAACACCACGACAGGCGCTGGACTGCCTGCTTGCCGGATGTGAAGCAATCACACTTCCTTTAGATGTAGCGCAACAAATGCTCGGCACTCCGGCGGTAGAGTCAGCCATAGAGAAGTTCGAGCAAGACTGGAAAAACGCGTTTGGTAACCTCAACCTCTAA
- the katG gene encoding catalase/peroxidase HPI produces the protein MSTSDDTNKAASAGKCPFHQGGVDLSAGAGTGSKEWWPKQLRVDLLNQHSSRSNPLGEDFDYRKEFSKLDYSALKGDLKALLTDSQPWWPADWGSYAGLFIRMAWHGAGTYRSVDGRGGAGRGQQRFAPLNSWPDNVSLDKARRLLWPIKQKYGQKISWADLFILAGNVALENSGFRTFGFGAGREDVWEPDQDVNWGDEKAWLTHRDPEALAKRPLAATEMGLIYVNPEGPNASGEPLSAAAAIRATFGNMGMDDEETVALIAGGHTLGKTHGAGEATHVGADPEAAPIESQGLGWASSFGSGAGADAITSGLEVIWSQTPTQWSNYFFENLFKFEWVQTRSPAGAIQFEAVNAPDIMPDPFDPSKKRKPTMLVTDLTLRFDPEFEKISRRFLNDPQAFNEAFARAWFKLTHRDMGPKSRYIGPEVPKEDLIWQDPLPQAVFNPSKEDIESLKAEIAASGLSISELVSVAWASASTFRGGDKRGGANGARLALAPQRDWDVNAAAVRALPALEAIQRTTNKASLADIIVLAGVVGVEQAAKAAGVYVNVPFTPGRVDARQDQTDIEMFTLLEPIADGFRNYRAQVDAATTESLLIDKAQQLTLTAPELTVLVGGLRVLGANFDGSKNGVFTDREGVLSNDFFVNLLDMNTQWKATDASSELFAGSDRASGDVKYTATRADLVFGSNAVLRALAEVYASSDASEKFVRDFVAAWAKVMDLDRFDLK, from the coding sequence ATGAGCACGTCAGACGATACCAATAAAGCGGCATCAGCCGGTAAGTGTCCGTTCCATCAGGGCGGCGTTGATCTTAGCGCGGGTGCTGGCACCGGCAGTAAAGAGTGGTGGCCTAAGCAACTTCGTGTTGATCTTCTGAATCAACATTCCAGCCGTTCGAACCCACTGGGTGAAGACTTCGATTACCGCAAAGAATTCAGCAAGCTCGACTACTCAGCCCTCAAGGGCGATCTCAAAGCACTCTTAACCGACTCCCAACCGTGGTGGCCTGCCGACTGGGGCAGCTATGCGGGCCTGTTTATTCGTATGGCCTGGCACGGTGCTGGTACTTATCGCTCCGTTGACGGACGCGGTGGTGCAGGACGCGGTCAACAGCGCTTTGCGCCGCTGAACTCCTGGCCAGATAACGTTAGCCTGGATAAAGCACGCCGCCTGTTGTGGCCTATCAAACAGAAATATGGGCAGAAAATTTCCTGGGCTGACCTGTTTATCCTGGCGGGTAACGTGGCGCTGGAAAACTCGGGCTTCCGTACCTTTGGCTTTGGTGCCGGGCGTGAGGACGTCTGGGAGCCAGATCAGGATGTGAACTGGGGTGATGAAAAAGCCTGGTTGACCCATCGCGATCCTGAAGCGCTGGCGAAGCGTCCTTTAGCTGCCACTGAAATGGGTCTGATTTACGTCAACCCGGAAGGGCCAAACGCCAGCGGCGAACCGCTGTCTGCGGCTGCGGCGATCCGCGCAACCTTCGGCAACATGGGAATGGACGACGAAGAGACTGTCGCCCTGATTGCCGGCGGCCATACGCTGGGTAAAACACACGGTGCCGGTGAAGCAACGCATGTGGGTGCCGATCCAGAAGCCGCACCAATTGAATCTCAGGGCCTGGGTTGGGCAAGCAGTTTTGGCAGCGGAGCGGGGGCTGATGCGATTACATCTGGTCTGGAAGTTATCTGGTCGCAAACCCCGACCCAGTGGAGCAATTACTTCTTCGAGAACCTGTTCAAATTCGAGTGGGTTCAGACCCGCAGCCCGGCAGGGGCGATTCAGTTTGAAGCCGTTAACGCGCCAGACATCATGCCTGACCCATTCGACCCGTCGAAAAAACGCAAACCAACTATGCTGGTCACCGACCTGACCCTGCGTTTTGACCCTGAGTTCGAGAAGATTTCTCGTCGCTTCCTCAACGATCCGCAGGCCTTCAATGAAGCCTTTGCGCGTGCGTGGTTCAAGCTGACCCACCGCGATATGGGGCCAAAATCACGTTACATTGGCCCGGAAGTACCGAAAGAAGATCTGATTTGGCAGGATCCGCTGCCGCAGGCGGTGTTCAATCCTTCTAAGGAAGACATTGAGAGCCTGAAAGCGGAAATCGCGGCATCCGGGCTGTCCATCAGTGAACTGGTTTCTGTTGCCTGGGCGTCTGCGTCGACCTTCCGTGGTGGTGATAAGCGCGGCGGCGCCAACGGTGCGCGTCTGGCGCTGGCACCACAACGCGACTGGGATGTTAACGCTGCAGCGGTTCGTGCCCTGCCAGCGCTGGAAGCTATTCAGCGCACGACCAACAAAGCTTCACTGGCCGATATCATCGTGCTGGCGGGTGTGGTCGGTGTTGAGCAGGCGGCGAAAGCCGCAGGGGTTTACGTTAACGTACCGTTTACGCCGGGCCGTGTTGATGCGCGTCAGGACCAGACGGATATCGAGATGTTTACCCTGCTTGAACCGATTGCCGATGGCTTCCGCAACTACCGTGCGCAGGTTGACGCTGCGACAACAGAATCGCTGCTGATTGATAAAGCCCAGCAGCTGACGCTGACTGCGCCTGAACTGACGGTGCTGGTGGGTGGTTTGCGTGTGTTGGGTGCTAACTTTGATGGCAGCAAAAACGGCGTGTTCACTGACCGTGAAGGTGTGCTGAGCAATGACTTCTTCGTGAATCTGCTGGATATGAATACCCAGTGGAAAGCGACTGATGCGTCCAGCGAGCTGTTTGCCGGTAGCGATCGCGCCAGCGGTGATGTGAAATACACCGCAACCCGCGCTGACCTGGTATTCGGTTCTAACGCCGTCCTGCGCGCACTGGCTGAAGTGTACGCCAGCAGCGATGCCAGCGAGAAGTTCGTTCGCGACTTCGTTGCGGCATGGGCGAAGGTGATGGATTTGGATCGTTTTGACCTGAAGTAA
- the ptsP gene encoding phosphoenolpyruvate--protein phosphotransferase translates to MALVVEFTCELPNGVHARPASHVETLCNTFIAQIEWHNLRNDRKGDARSALALIGTDTLAGDACRLIINGEDEQSAHQRLAQWLRDEFPHCDAPLAEAINTELDPLPESLTRLNPTLFRALPVCSGSAQGILTILTSLDLNALSDLPDAKSPEEEQSALDNGLILLVKNIELRALDTDSTASAILEAHRSLATDTSLRQHLLAGVNQGLSCAMATIATANHFCGEFSRSSSSYLQERVLDVRDVCYQLLQQIYGEQRFPTPGQLIQPTICLADDLTPGQFLELDKTMLKGLLLKSGGTTSHTVILARSFNIPTLVGVDSESLLQWRNQPVFVDGNAGAVVVNACDAVARYYRQEERVQQKISEQQSLWLNREARTADGLRIEIAANIAHAAEAQAAFGNGAEGVGLFRTEMLYMDRTSAPGENELYNIFCQALECANGRSIIVRTMDIGGDKPVDYLNIPAENNPFLGYRAVRIYEEYSVLFATQLRAILRASAHGKLKIMIPMISSMEEILWVKEKLAEAKQQLRAEHIPFDEKIPLGIMLEVPSVMFIIDQCCEEIDFFSIGSNDLTQYLLAVDRDNAKVTRHYNSLNPAFLRALDYAVQAVHRQGKWIGLCGELGAKGSVLPLLVGLGLDELSMGSPAIPATKARLAQLDSRACRQLLNQAMACRTSLEVEHLLAQFRMNQQDTPLVTPRCISLHNDWNSKEEVMKGMTDNLLLAGRCRYPRKLEADLWAREAVFSTGLGFSFAIPHSKSEHIEQSTISVARLKSPVMWGDEEAQFIIMLTLNKHAAGDQHMRIFSRLARRIMHEDFRSALVNASSEEAIASLLQHELEL, encoded by the coding sequence ATGGCTCTGGTTGTGGAATTTACCTGTGAACTGCCTAACGGCGTTCACGCGCGTCCGGCAAGTCATGTTGAAACGCTGTGCAATACGTTTATCGCGCAAATTGAGTGGCACAACCTGCGTAACGACCGTAAAGGCGATGCCAGGAGTGCACTGGCTCTTATTGGCACCGATACCCTGGCAGGCGATGCCTGTCGTCTGATTATCAACGGCGAAGATGAACAAAGCGCCCATCAGCGGCTGGCACAATGGCTGCGGGATGAGTTTCCGCACTGTGATGCCCCGCTTGCTGAAGCCATCAATACCGAACTTGACCCATTGCCGGAATCACTCACCCGCCTTAACCCCACGCTGTTCCGTGCACTGCCCGTATGCAGCGGCAGTGCACAGGGCATCCTGACAATATTAACGTCGCTGGATCTCAACGCCCTGTCCGATTTACCCGATGCAAAAAGCCCGGAAGAAGAACAGTCTGCGCTGGATAACGGCCTGATTCTGCTGGTGAAAAACATTGAGCTACGTGCGCTGGACACCGACAGTACTGCCAGCGCCATTCTGGAAGCACATCGTTCGCTGGCTACGGACACGTCGCTACGCCAACACCTGCTGGCAGGAGTGAACCAGGGGTTGAGTTGTGCGATGGCAACTATCGCAACAGCGAACCATTTCTGCGGCGAGTTCTCCCGTTCCAGCAGCAGTTATTTGCAGGAACGTGTGCTGGATGTCCGCGATGTCTGCTATCAGCTTTTACAGCAAATCTACGGGGAACAGCGTTTCCCAACGCCAGGACAACTCATCCAGCCGACCATTTGCCTCGCGGATGATTTAACGCCCGGCCAGTTTCTGGAACTTGATAAAACCATGCTCAAAGGGCTGCTGTTAAAAAGCGGCGGAACAACCTCGCATACCGTGATCCTTGCGCGTTCTTTTAATATCCCGACGCTGGTCGGCGTTGATAGTGAAAGCTTGCTTCAGTGGCGTAACCAGCCCGTCTTTGTGGATGGCAATGCTGGCGCTGTTGTGGTCAATGCCTGCGATGCAGTGGCACGCTACTACCGCCAGGAAGAGCGCGTGCAACAAAAGATAAGCGAGCAGCAAAGTCTCTGGCTTAACCGTGAGGCCAGAACAGCCGATGGACTGCGAATCGAGATTGCCGCCAACATTGCCCATGCGGCAGAGGCTCAGGCGGCATTCGGCAACGGCGCAGAGGGGGTTGGCCTGTTCCGCACCGAAATGCTGTATATGGATCGCACCAGCGCACCCGGCGAAAATGAGCTATACAACATTTTCTGTCAGGCGCTTGAATGTGCAAACGGGCGCAGCATTATTGTGCGAACCATGGATATCGGCGGCGACAAGCCGGTGGATTACCTGAACATTCCGGCAGAGAACAACCCCTTCCTCGGCTACCGTGCCGTGCGCATTTATGAAGAGTACTCTGTGCTTTTCGCTACCCAGCTGCGGGCAATCCTGCGTGCCTCCGCGCATGGCAAACTAAAAATCATGATCCCGATGATCTCCTCCATGGAAGAGATCCTGTGGGTAAAAGAAAAACTCGCCGAAGCGAAACAGCAACTTCGCGCCGAACATATTCCGTTTGATGAGAAAATCCCTCTTGGCATCATGCTGGAAGTGCCATCGGTGATGTTCATCATTGACCAGTGCTGCGAAGAGATTGATTTCTTTAGCATCGGCAGCAATGACCTGACGCAGTATCTGCTGGCTGTCGACCGCGACAACGCCAAAGTCACACGGCATTACAACAGTCTGAACCCGGCATTTCTTCGGGCGCTGGATTACGCCGTGCAGGCCGTTCATCGCCAGGGAAAATGGATTGGCTTGTGTGGTGAATTGGGTGCGAAAGGCTCGGTGCTGCCACTGCTGGTTGGCCTGGGGCTGGACGAACTCAGCATGGGCTCGCCTGCCATCCCTGCCACCAAAGCCCGTCTGGCACAACTTGATAGCCGCGCCTGTCGGCAGCTGCTGAACCAGGCGATGGCTTGCCGCACCTCACTCGAAGTAGAACACCTGTTGGCGCAGTTCCGCATGAATCAACAGGACACACCGTTGGTGACGCCGCGCTGCATTTCACTGCATAACGACTGGAACAGTAAGGAAGAGGTCATGAAAGGAATGACCGACAACCTGCTGCTCGCAGGGCGTTGCCGCTATCCCCGCAAGCTGGAGGCCGATTTGTGGGCACGCGAGGCCGTATTCTCCACCGGGCTTGGCTTTAGTTTCGCCATTCCGCACAGCAAATCCGAACATATTGAGCAATCCACCATCAGCGTTGCACGCCTGAAATCCCCGGTTATGTGGGGCGATGAAGAAGCGCAATTCATCATTATGCTCACACTGAACAAACACGCCGCAGGCGACCAGCATATGCGTATTTTCTCCCGCCTGGCTCGTCGCATCATGCATGAAGATTTCCGCAGCGCACTGGTTAACGCCAGCTCAGAAGAGGCAATCGCCTCCCTGTTACAGCACGAATTAGAACTTTAA
- the metF gene encoding methylenetetrahydrofolate reductase yields MSFFHANQREALNQSLAEVNGQINVSFEFFPPRTSEMEQTLWSSIDRLSSLKPKFVSVTYGANSGERDRTHSIIKGIKDRTGLEAAPHLTCIDATRDELRAIAQDYWNNGIRHIVALRGDLPPGSGKPEMYAADLVTLLKEVADFDISVAAYPEVHPEAKSAQADLLNLKRKVDAGANRAITQFFFDVESYLRFRDRCVSAGIDVEIIPGILPVSNFKQAKKFAGMTNVRIPLWMSKMYEGLDDDPETRKLVGANIAMDMVKILSREGVKDFHFYTLNRAEMSYAICHTLGVRPGV; encoded by the coding sequence ATGAGCTTTTTTCACGCCAACCAGCGGGAAGCCCTGAATCAGAGCCTGGCCGAAGTAAACGGCCAGATTAACGTCTCTTTTGAATTTTTCCCGCCGCGCACCAGTGAAATGGAGCAAACCCTGTGGAGCTCTATCGATCGCCTGAGCAGCCTGAAACCGAAATTTGTCTCCGTGACTTACGGTGCAAACTCCGGTGAGCGTGACCGCACGCACAGCATTATCAAGGGCATCAAAGACAGAACCGGTCTGGAAGCGGCTCCGCACCTGACCTGCATCGATGCTACCCGCGATGAACTGCGCGCCATCGCCCAGGACTACTGGAACAACGGGATTCGTCATATCGTCGCCCTGCGCGGCGACCTGCCGCCGGGCAGCGGCAAACCGGAAATGTATGCGGCTGACCTGGTGACGCTGCTGAAAGAGGTGGCGGACTTTGATATCTCCGTTGCCGCGTACCCGGAAGTTCACCCGGAAGCGAAAAGCGCGCAGGCGGATTTGCTCAACCTGAAACGTAAAGTGGATGCCGGGGCAAACCGCGCCATCACCCAGTTCTTCTTCGACGTAGAAAGTTATTTGCGTTTTCGTGACCGCTGCGTTTCTGCGGGCATCGACGTTGAAATCATTCCTGGCATTTTGCCGGTGTCTAACTTCAAACAGGCGAAAAAATTCGCTGGCATGACCAACGTGCGCATTCCGCTTTGGATGTCTAAAATGTACGAAGGGCTGGACGATGACCCGGAAACACGCAAGCTGGTGGGCGCAAATATCGCGATGGACATGGTGAAGATCTTAAGTCGTGAAGGGGTGAAGGACTTCCACTTCTATACTCTGAACCGCGCGGAAATGAGTTACGCCATTTGCCACACGCTCGGCGTTCGACCTGGCGTGTAA
- a CDS encoding glycerol dehydrogenase, whose translation MDRIIQSPGKYIQGADVLTRLGDYLKPLAKRWLVVGDKFVLGFAEETLRESFKKAELHVEIAPFGGECSQNEIDRLKKLADSADCMAVLGIGGGKTLDTAKALAHFMDVPVAIAPTIASTDAPCSALSVIYTDSGEFDRYLMLPHNPNMVIVDTKVVAGAPARLLAAGIGDALATWFEARACSRSGATTMAGGKCTQAALALAELCYNTLVEEGEKAMLAAEQHVVTPALERIIEANTYLSGVGFESGGLAAAHAIHNGMTAVPEAHHFYHGEKVAFGTLTQLVLENAPVEEIETVAALCHSVGLPITLAQLDIKENILAKMRLIAEAACAEGETIHNMPGGVSPDQVYAALLVADQYGQRFLQEWE comes from the coding sequence ATGGACCGTATCATTCAATCGCCGGGGAAATACATCCAGGGCGCTGATGTTCTCACCCGTCTGGGCGACTATCTGAAACCGCTGGCAAAACGTTGGCTGGTAGTTGGCGATAAATTTGTACTGGGTTTTGCCGAAGAGACCCTGCGTGAAAGCTTCAAAAAAGCGGAACTGCACGTCGAAATCGCACCATTTGGCGGCGAATGTTCGCAAAATGAAATCGACCGTCTGAAAAAGCTGGCCGACAGCGCCGACTGCATGGCGGTACTGGGTATTGGCGGCGGTAAAACGCTGGATACCGCTAAAGCACTGGCTCACTTTATGGACGTGCCGGTTGCTATCGCCCCAACCATTGCCTCCACCGATGCACCTTGCAGCGCCCTTTCCGTTATATATACCGACAGCGGTGAGTTCGATCGCTACCTGATGCTGCCACACAACCCGAACATGGTGATTGTCGATACCAAAGTGGTGGCGGGCGCACCAGCACGCCTGCTGGCGGCGGGTATTGGTGATGCACTGGCCACCTGGTTTGAAGCTCGCGCCTGTTCCCGCAGCGGCGCAACCACCATGGCGGGCGGCAAATGTACCCAGGCTGCTTTAGCGCTGGCGGAACTGTGCTACAACACGCTGGTTGAAGAGGGTGAAAAAGCGATGCTGGCAGCGGAACAGCACGTGGTCACACCGGCGCTGGAGCGCATCATCGAAGCCAATACCTATCTCAGCGGCGTCGGTTTTGAGAGCGGCGGGCTGGCAGCAGCACATGCCATTCATAACGGGATGACGGCAGTACCAGAAGCCCACCACTTCTATCACGGTGAAAAAGTGGCGTTCGGCACACTCACACAGCTGGTTCTGGAAAACGCACCGGTTGAAGAGATAGAAACCGTTGCCGCGCTTTGCCACAGCGTAGGGCTGCCAATTACCCTGGCGCAGCTGGATATCAAAGAGAATATTCTGGCGAAAATGCGTCTGATCGCTGAAGCGGCCTGTGCCGAAGGTGAAACCATTCACAACATGCCGGGCGGTGTGTCGCCGGATCAGGTTTACGCCGCGCTGCTGGTTGCAGACCAGTACGGACAGCGGTTCTTACAGGAGTGGGAGTAA
- a CDS encoding bifunctional aspartate kinase/homoserine dehydrogenase II, giving the protein MSVIAQAGAKGRQLHKFGGSSLADVKCYLRVAGIMTEYSQPGDMMVVSAAGSTTNQLISWLKLSQTDRLSAHQVQQSLRRYQSELIAGLLPAEVADGLISAFTHDLERLAALLDSGITDAVYAEVVGHGEVWSARLMASVLQHQGVEAAWLDARDFLRAERAAQPQVDEGLSYPLLQQLLVQHPGKRIVVTGFISRSNAGETVLLGRNGSDYSATQIGALAGVSRVTIWSDVAGVYSADPRKVKDACLLPLLRLDEASELARLAAPVLHARTLQPVSGSDIDLQLRCSYTPDQGSTRIERVLASGTGARIVTSHDDICLIEFQVPAGQDFKLAHKDIDLILKRAQVRPLAVGVHNDRQLLQFCYTAEVADSALKILDEAGLPGELRLRQGLALVAMVGAGVTRNPLHCHRFWQQLKGQPVEFTWQSEEGISLVAVLRKGPTESLIQGLHTSLFRAEKRIGLVLFGKGNIGSRWLELFAREQETLSARTGFEFILAGVVDSRRSLLNYEGLDASRALAFFNDEAVEQDEESLFLWMRAHPYDDLVVLDVTASEQLADQYLDFASHGFHVISANKLAGASSTDKYRQIHDAFEKTGRHWLYNATVGAGLPVNHTVRDLIESGDSILALSGIFSGTLSWLFLQFDGTVPFTDLVDQAWQQGLTEPDPRVDLSGKDVMRKLVILAREAGYDIEPGAVRVESLVPAGCEEGSVDHFFENGDELNDQMVQRLEAAQEMGLVLRYVARFEANGKARVGVEAVRPEHPLAALLPCDNVFAIESRWYRDNLLVIRGPGAGRDVTAGAIQSDINRLAKLL; this is encoded by the coding sequence ATGAGTGTGATAGCGCAGGCAGGGGCGAAGGGTCGTCAGCTGCACAAGTTTGGTGGTAGTAGTCTTGCTGATGTGAAATGTTACCTGCGTGTCGCAGGGATCATGACAGAGTATTCACAGCCGGGTGACATGATGGTTGTCTCTGCGGCTGGCAGCACCACCAACCAGTTGATTAGCTGGCTGAAATTAAGCCAGACCGATCGCCTTTCTGCGCATCAGGTTCAACAATCCTTACGTCGTTACCAGAGCGAACTCATTGCCGGCTTGCTGCCAGCCGAGGTCGCTGATGGGCTGATTTCCGCATTTACTCATGACCTTGAGCGCCTGGCTGCCCTGCTTGATAGCGGCATTACCGATGCGGTGTATGCCGAAGTGGTGGGTCACGGTGAGGTCTGGTCTGCGCGTCTGATGGCGTCCGTTTTGCAACACCAGGGTGTTGAAGCCGCGTGGCTTGATGCGCGCGACTTCCTGCGCGCTGAGCGTGCTGCACAGCCGCAGGTCGACGAAGGCTTGTCTTATCCGTTACTGCAACAGCTGCTGGTGCAGCACCCGGGCAAACGTATTGTGGTGACCGGCTTTATCAGCCGCAGCAACGCGGGTGAAACCGTGCTGCTGGGGCGTAATGGCTCTGACTACTCTGCAACACAAATCGGTGCGCTGGCCGGTGTTTCCCGTGTGACTATCTGGAGTGACGTGGCGGGTGTTTACAGCGCTGATCCGCGCAAAGTGAAAGATGCCTGCCTGCTGCCGTTGCTGCGTCTGGATGAAGCCAGCGAGCTGGCACGTCTGGCTGCTCCGGTGCTGCACGCCCGTACGCTTCAGCCGGTTTCGGGCAGTGATATCGACCTGCAACTGCGCTGTAGCTATACCCCGGATCAAGGTTCAACTCGCATTGAGCGTGTGCTGGCCTCCGGCACAGGCGCACGTATCGTCACCAGCCATGACGACATCTGCCTGATTGAGTTCCAGGTGCCAGCCGGCCAGGATTTCAAACTGGCACACAAAGATATCGACCTTATTCTGAAACGTGCGCAGGTGCGTCCGTTAGCCGTTGGCGTGCATAACGATCGCCAGCTGCTGCAATTCTGCTACACCGCAGAAGTGGCCGACAGCGCACTGAAAATTCTTGATGAAGCTGGCCTGCCGGGTGAACTTCGCCTGCGTCAGGGGCTGGCGCTGGTCGCGATGGTGGGCGCAGGTGTCACCCGTAATCCGCTGCACTGCCACCGCTTCTGGCAGCAGCTGAAGGGCCAGCCAGTTGAGTTTACCTGGCAGTCGGAAGAGGGCATCAGTCTGGTGGCCGTTCTGCGTAAAGGACCAACTGAGAGCCTGATTCAGGGTCTGCACACCTCTCTGTTCCGCGCGGAAAAGCGTATCGGCCTGGTGCTGTTCGGCAAAGGGAATATCGGTTCTCGCTGGCTGGAGCTGTTCGCGCGTGAGCAAGAGACGCTTTCAGCGCGTACCGGGTTTGAATTTATTCTCGCGGGCGTAGTGGACAGCCGCCGTAGCCTGCTGAATTACGAAGGTCTGGATGCCAGCCGCGCACTTGCCTTCTTTAATGATGAAGCGGTTGAACAGGATGAAGAGTCACTGTTCCTGTGGATGCGTGCGCACCCGTATGATGACCTGGTCGTGCTGGACGTCACGGCCAGTGAACAGCTCGCCGATCAGTATCTGGATTTCGCCAGCCACGGCTTCCATGTCATTAGTGCCAACAAACTGGCGGGCGCGAGCAGCACCGATAAATACCGTCAAATCCATGACGCGTTCGAAAAAACGGGCCGTCACTGGTTGTACAACGCGACTGTTGGCGCGGGCCTGCCGGTTAACCATACCGTGCGCGATCTGATTGAAAGCGGTGACAGTATTCTGGCGCTGAGCGGAATTTTCTCCGGCACGCTTTCCTGGTTGTTCCTGCAATTCGATGGCACGGTTCCTTTTACCGACCTGGTGGATCAGGCGTGGCAGCAAGGGCTGACCGAGCCAGACCCGCGCGTGGACCTGTCCGGGAAAGACGTCATGCGTAAACTGGTTATCCTGGCGCGTGAAGCTGGGTATGACATCGAGCCGGGCGCAGTGCGCGTGGAGTCACTGGTACCTGCGGGTTGTGAGGAAGGTTCTGTCGACCACTTCTTCGAAAACGGTGACGAGCTGAATGACCAGATGGTGCAACGTCTGGAAGCGGCACAAGAAATGGGCCTGGTGCTGCGCTATGTGGCGCGCTTCGAGGCGAACGGTAAAGCGCGAGTCGGTGTTGAAGCGGTGCGCCCTGAGCATCCACTGGCGGCGCTGTTGCCGTGCGATAACGTTTTTGCGATTGAAAGCCGCTGGTATCGCGATAACCTGCTGGTGATCCGTGGCCCGGGTGCTGGTCGCGATGTGACCGCCGGGGCAATTCAGTCCGACATCAACCGTCTGGCTAAGCTGCTGTAA